Proteins encoded by one window of Cupriavidus sp. EM10:
- a CDS encoding acetoacetate--CoA ligase, translated as MTLAGKLMWTPTRAFADGSQLAAFMTWLRRERALDFGDYASLWQWSVTDIEAFWQAIVDYFDVRFDTPASTVLADRTMPGARWFEGATLNYVQQVFRHAGNGPALSRTAIRHAGEAQPLADISWDTLEAQVASLAHALRRMGVTRGDRVAGYLPNIPATVVAFLATASVGAIWSGCAPDMGQVAVIDRFRQIEPKVLIAVDGYRYGGKAYDRSPVIADLVAALPSLTDVVIVPTLGSDVDGAIGRADSGPRRHTWADVLAHDVPLQVEPVPFDHPLWIVYSSGTTGMPKPIVHGHGGIVIEQLKLMAFHNNLGADDVFHWYSSSGWIMWNAQVAGLLLGTTIALYDGNPAWPDAGVLWRFVDDARVTMFGAGAAFFTNCMKAGVEPTQIADVSRLRGIGSTGSPLSEDAYAWIYSHVREDIWLAPMSGGTDFAGSFVAGCPVLPVYAGEMQCRCLGAKVEAFDEQGHALIDEVGELVCTEPMPSMPLFLWGDADGKRYRDSYFDVYPNAWRHGDWIRITPRGGAIIYGRSDATINRHGIRMGTSELYRVVEELPEVLDSMVVDLEYLGRESYMPLFVVLRDGMALDDALRDAMRARIRAALSSRHVPNEIVQVPGVPRTLSGKKMEVPIKKLLLGHAADRIANPDAMANPDCLAWYFHYAADYLARQPRVA; from the coding sequence ATGACCCTTGCAGGGAAGCTGATGTGGACGCCCACGCGGGCGTTCGCCGACGGCAGCCAGCTGGCCGCCTTCATGACCTGGCTGCGCCGCGAGCGCGCGCTCGATTTCGGGGACTACGCCAGCCTGTGGCAGTGGTCCGTCACCGATATCGAGGCGTTCTGGCAGGCCATCGTCGACTACTTCGACGTGCGCTTCGACACGCCGGCCAGCACCGTCCTGGCCGATCGCACCATGCCCGGCGCAAGGTGGTTCGAAGGCGCCACGCTCAACTACGTCCAGCAGGTCTTCCGTCACGCCGGCAACGGCCCGGCGCTGAGCCGCACCGCCATCCGCCACGCCGGCGAAGCGCAGCCGCTTGCCGACATCAGTTGGGACACGCTGGAAGCACAAGTGGCCTCGCTGGCGCACGCGCTGCGCCGGATGGGCGTGACGCGCGGCGACCGTGTGGCGGGCTATCTGCCGAACATCCCGGCCACCGTCGTGGCCTTCCTGGCCACGGCCAGCGTCGGGGCCATCTGGTCCGGCTGCGCGCCCGACATGGGACAGGTGGCCGTGATCGACCGCTTCCGCCAGATCGAGCCCAAGGTGCTGATTGCCGTGGATGGCTACCGCTACGGCGGCAAGGCCTACGACCGTTCGCCCGTCATCGCCGACCTGGTAGCCGCCCTGCCCTCGCTGACCGATGTCGTGATCGTGCCGACGCTGGGCAGCGATGTCGACGGCGCCATCGGCCGGGCGGATAGCGGCCCGCGCCGCCACACGTGGGCCGATGTGCTGGCGCATGACGTGCCGTTGCAGGTGGAGCCGGTGCCATTCGACCATCCGCTGTGGATCGTCTACTCGTCCGGCACCACGGGCATGCCCAAGCCTATCGTGCATGGCCACGGCGGCATCGTGATCGAGCAGCTCAAGCTGATGGCGTTCCACAACAACCTGGGCGCCGACGATGTCTTCCACTGGTACAGCAGCAGCGGCTGGATCATGTGGAACGCACAGGTTGCCGGCCTGCTGCTGGGCACGACCATCGCGCTGTACGACGGCAACCCGGCCTGGCCCGATGCCGGCGTGCTTTGGCGATTTGTCGACGATGCCCGCGTGACGATGTTCGGCGCCGGCGCCGCGTTCTTCACCAACTGCATGAAGGCTGGCGTGGAGCCGACGCAAATTGCCGATGTGTCGCGGCTGCGCGGCATCGGCTCGACCGGCTCGCCGCTGTCGGAAGACGCCTACGCGTGGATCTATTCGCACGTGCGCGAGGACATCTGGCTGGCGCCGATGTCGGGCGGCACCGACTTCGCCGGGTCGTTCGTGGCCGGCTGTCCCGTGCTGCCGGTGTACGCGGGCGAGATGCAATGCCGCTGCCTGGGCGCCAAGGTGGAGGCGTTCGACGAGCAAGGCCATGCACTGATCGACGAGGTGGGCGAGTTGGTCTGCACCGAGCCGATGCCGTCGATGCCGCTGTTCCTGTGGGGCGATGCCGATGGCAAGCGCTACCGCGACAGCTATTTCGACGTGTATCCGAACGCGTGGCGCCATGGCGACTGGATCCGCATCACGCCACGCGGCGGGGCTATCATCTACGGCCGCTCGGATGCCACGATCAACCGGCACGGCATCCGCATGGGCACCAGCGAGCTGTACCGCGTGGTGGAGGAACTGCCAGAGGTGCTGGATAGCATGGTGGTCGACCTTGAATACCTGGGGCGCGAGTCGTACATGCCGCTGTTCGTGGTGCTGCGCGACGGCATGGCGCTGGACGATGCCCTGCGCGACGCCATGCGCGCCCGCATCCGCGCCGCGCTGTCGTCGCGCCACGTGCCGAACGAGATCGTGCAGGTGCCGGGCGTGCCGCGCACGCTGTCGGGCAAGAAGATGGAGGTCCCGATCAAGAAATTACTACTAGGCCATGCGGCGGACCGGATCGCCAATCCGGACGCCATGGCCAACCCGGACTGCCTGGCGTGGTACTTCCACTATGCCGCCGACTACCTGGCGCGCCAGCCGCGCGTGGCCTGA
- a CDS encoding glutathione S-transferase family protein: MAKTTLTISSKTYSSWSLRGWLLARFAGLEFEEVLVPPDDPAVRAEILLLSPSILVPCLRHQGVTVWDTLAIAEYLNEIKPKARLLPDDLAARAHCRAICGEMHSGFAAMRAALPMNLKGHFPGLKVWSRAQADIDRITTIWTECLTRYGGPFLFGEHRTVADAMYAPVVTRFVTYGVKLEAPLVDFCKAILAMPEMQEWIGAAREEPDEISELDVEF, translated from the coding sequence ATGGCCAAGACAACCCTGACCATCAGCAGCAAGACGTATTCATCGTGGTCGCTGCGCGGCTGGCTGCTGGCCCGTTTCGCGGGGCTGGAGTTCGAGGAAGTGCTGGTGCCGCCCGACGATCCGGCCGTGCGCGCCGAGATCCTGCTGCTATCGCCGTCGATCCTGGTGCCGTGCCTGCGGCATCAAGGGGTGACGGTATGGGACACCCTGGCGATCGCCGAATACCTCAACGAGATCAAGCCAAAGGCCAGGCTGCTGCCCGACGATCTGGCCGCGCGGGCCCACTGTCGTGCCATCTGCGGAGAGATGCACTCGGGGTTTGCCGCGATGCGCGCCGCGCTGCCGATGAACCTGAAGGGCCATTTCCCGGGCCTCAAGGTGTGGTCGAGGGCGCAGGCCGATATCGACCGTATCACCACGATCTGGACCGAATGCCTGACGCGCTACGGCGGCCCGTTCCTGTTCGGCGAGCACCGCACGGTGGCCGATGCGATGTATGCGCCGGTGGTCACCCGCTTTGTCACCTATGGCGTGAAGCTGGAGGCGCCACTGGTGGATTTCTGCAAGGCCATCCTGGCCATGCCCGAGATGCAGGAATGGATTGGCGCGGCGCGCGAGGAGCCCGACGAGATCAGCGAACTCGACGTGGAGTTCTGA